One genomic segment of Fervidobacterium pennivorans includes these proteins:
- a CDS encoding DDE-type integrase/transposase/recombinase, protein MNNSTLSCPKCGSTSLYKNGHDKYGNQQFLCKLCHHSFKLSHSHKRKNFSFPYPKCTSCGKSMQIYKVRRSFVVFRCRTRHTKDRVPFNLPEPVTFIPEKFKYFRFPIYFILKAFVLYMKHNMSYRSLAHSLNIKVSHVTIYKWVIKLCTLFSVLFPTFTIENVFSVHADETVLVFKEQKYYVWLLVDHETNLILCWHVSKYRDMGQVKVLLEKFFGNSKPKNIELITDGLGAYESAVKLLFRNINHVVVPLGKNMCESKFSLLKDFFRLKRGLKNTKNLAKYIQGFCVVKNLWKMHNGNLILSQLHSFITTS, encoded by the coding sequence ATGAACAACTCAACGCTCTCTTGTCCTAAATGCGGTTCTACCAGCTTGTACAAAAACGGTCATGACAAATACGGTAACCAACAATTCCTTTGCAAACTCTGCCATCATTCTTTCAAACTTTCCCATTCTCACAAACGCAAAAACTTCTCTTTCCCTTATCCCAAATGCACTTCTTGTGGTAAATCTATGCAAATTTACAAAGTCCGTCGCTCTTTCGTTGTCTTCCGTTGTAGAACCCGTCATACCAAAGATAGAGTACCTTTTAACCTCCCCGAACCAGTCACTTTTATTCCTGAGAAATTTAAATATTTCCGTTTTCCTATCTACTTCATCTTAAAAGCTTTCGTTTTGTATATGAAACACAATATGTCTTATCGCTCTCTTGCTCATTCTCTTAATATCAAAGTATCTCATGTCACCATATACAAATGGGTTATTAAATTGTGTACTTTATTCTCTGTACTTTTTCCAACATTTACCATCGAAAATGTTTTCTCAGTTCATGCTGATGAAACTGTTCTTGTGTTCAAAGAACAAAAGTACTATGTTTGGCTATTAGTTGATCACGAAACTAACTTAATTCTTTGTTGGCATGTCTCAAAGTATCGTGATATGGGACAAGTCAAAGTGTTGCTCGAGAAGTTCTTTGGTAATTCAAAACCTAAAAACATTGAACTTATTACTGATGGACTTGGTGCATATGAAAGTGCAGTAAAGCTGTTGTTTAGAAATATCAATCACGTAGTAGTACCGCTCGGTAAAAACATGTGTGAATCTAAGTTTTCATTACTGAAAGACTTTTTCCGACTCAAGCGAGGGCTGAAGAATACGAAGAATTTAGCGAAATATATTCAAGGATTTTGTGTAGTGAAGAATCTTTGGAAAATGCACAATGGTAATCTCATTCTTTCACAACTGCATTCTTTCATCACTACAAGTTAA